Part of the Musa acuminata AAA Group cultivar baxijiao chromosome BXJ3-10, Cavendish_Baxijiao_AAA, whole genome shotgun sequence genome, ACCACAGTACTCACCACAAGATAAGAAATAGTAGAAGAAAGGGAAAAGTAGATGATAAAAATTTTGATTGGCTGCCACTACTCCTGAAAGTTTAGGCTATTTAAATATTAactaaataacaaaaaataaaaagggaaggAGGAAAGGATCAATATGGTACAAATACTACTTAAAACACTGGATGGACTAAAAAAGACAAGTGTAGGATTTAAACAATCTGATATCAGGAGAAAGATTTTGATTGGTTCAGTAATCTTTAAGCTGTCAGGAGAGATTCTAATCTATACAAAACCAAGGCATGAAACAAATGATGTTTCCATTAGCAGCTTCGATAGATTTCCCTACATGAAACAAGGATATCCTTATTCAGAACCTGTAAAGAGCATGCATCTGTCGAAACATCTATAGTTTACCAGTCAATATATACTCGGGAGCTGCATAGCCATAAGTACCCATGACCCTTGTGGAAACATGTGTTTGCTCTCCCATAGGCCCCTCCTTTGCTAGCCCAAAGTCTGACAGCTTCCCATTACACCCCTGCATTATGAAAATATTTTCAGATAATCTTAAAATCCACAATCATTGTTCAAGCTAATTGTCAGTTATATTTAATTAAACAGAATACTAATTTCTCACTGGTTAGATGACTCTGTATTAAATGGAAGaggctataatatttttttacacaTTTCCAACAGAAGTTGTGTCAAAATAAGAAGAGAACATTCAAGAGTACATTTTATctattttctatttatttatctATTACTAGTCAATTTAGAATGATTTTGACCAAGCAATAATAAGAATTAGTGTAAGTTTGGCCTGGTTACATTGTCTTTGGAAATGAATATAAGTATTATTTGAGTATCTTTTTAAAGAGACATCCTAGTGTTAGTGACATGAGTACATATATTTACATTTAAAGTGACATGAGAATCATTTGGATGTCTCAAAGTGTGATGTATCACATATTCTAACGAATTACAAGAGATGAAACAATTAATATTTACTGATGTGAGGCAAGATAGAGGGAGACATAAGAAGAGTTCACAAAGCTCAATGATTCATATAGCCATTCTAAATAGTTAAAATATTAGGATTTGTTATTGTGTTGGTTGATGTTGGATTCATAACAAGACTTCCAACATGAAGTCTTCTTTTTGTGACTCTTGTCAACAACAAAATCTGTAAACAGAGCGACATGTTCAAGAGGTGATGAAAGAAGACAAACCACATCAAGCAAGATGTTTGATGTCTTGAAATCACGATAGATGAGGGGTCTTTCAGCTCCATGAAGAAAGGCAAGCCCATTGGCAACATCCAGAGCTATCTTCATCCGAGTCAACCATGGCAAGGTACTGCAACCCTCTGAATGTAAAGATAATGCAACAATTAATCGTAACAATAAGATAATGCAACAATTGCACTAGTCAACCATGGCAAGGTTTAAGATAATGCAACAATTAATCATAACAATAACATCAGAAGTTATCTTTCGCTAATCATTTTAGTTTTTCTTTAAAATCTTAACCAACTTTGGGACACCAAATCATGCTGCATCTATGAATAAAACATCTGATTCATTGAAGCAAAAATTATTATCTGACAAATGCACTAGAAGATGTACTTAAAAGAAGTTACTGGAAAACAGATGCATTCAATTACTGTATTATAATGTGTTGGGAATAATGACCATTAACTAACTTgtgaagttatgataatgatcacaATATATTTTCCTTGGTATGCTTCATTTAGAATAACATACTTTTCGAGCAAAAACCAATTGATCTCAATTTTAATTATGTCACTATGTAGTACATCCTTCAGCTAATTCATACAGTCCTTGTTTTTCCTATCAATGTTTCGCAGCCAAATAATTTGCTGATACCAAAAGCATGTCATCTTCtgatttatcaaaaaataaacaGTAATTACTATCAGATAAAGAAATCAACTTAACAGCGGAAATGATGTCTTAGAGCATGTATGTTCATCATCATACTTATGAAGAGGTGATTTTCTAAGCTCCCATTGGCCATGTACTCATAAACCAATAACCGATGTTCATCCTCGCAGCAGTAGCCAATAAGCTTGACTAGGTTTGGATGACTAAAGAGGCCAAGATAGTTGACTTCTGCCTGACAAAGAAGGAAGAAGCCAATGAACTGTGAAGCTTCTGAATAGATGATAAAAACCATAAAAAAATCCAAAACAATTAAATTTCTGACTTGCATTGATTTAAAGCATTTTACAACATGGTTTACTGtgtgcatacatatataaatgtatatgtgtgtgtgtgaatgagagagtgagagagagagagagagagagtaattgaAAGATTCAAGtctatattataattaatttctcTTTAGTTCAGAACTAGAGTATAGAGAAAACAATTACCAGCTATTTATGAGAAGTAAAAGAAATAATACTTTGAGGATCCCTGTCGGCAATTGAGTAGTAGCATAACATGCTCAATTTTCTCTATGGTAACTGGGATGTAGAGACTATGCTCAAACTTTTTGAATGCTCAAGTATAGAGATAATTTGAGGATTAATTATCAATGATCACTTTTGGGAAAACAGACATGATATGAAAGTAAAAGGAACCAATGTTCATGGGAAGTAACAGGAATGATATTTACCAGCCATTCCTTGTCTCCTTGGAGTCCTTCTGGATTAAGCTTTTTAACAGCAACTTGAGTGTACTTGAAACCTGGTCGGATATTAGCATCTATGACACCTTTATAGACAAGGCCAAACCCGCCCTCACCAAGTATTAGATCTGCACGGAAATTATTGGTAGCCAGCCTCAATTCATCATATGTAAATATTTGAACATTGCCATAGCCAGGCATCTGTCGGAAATCTTCCACATCTTTGATTGTCACTGGCAAAGTCACGACATTGCTGGTCACTTTTGCAACTTGATGTTCTTGGGTAGGAGATGATGCTAAAGAAGCATTACCAATTGGAACTGAGGAAGATTCAATGATCATTATTAGCATGCACAGTTACAAGTACTTGCACTAGAACATTCATCTTCTGACAAAAAAACCAGAGAGCATTTTTAACAGCCAAAATTTCATGGTGATCACAATATAACTCAGTAATCTACAAAGGTATAACCATACAGTAAAACATCCTGTTTACACATTTACTTAGAAAAGTTACTTTTTTGTCCAGAGATACTGTTCTTGCTCATCAAATGTTGAACAATAATCTGTACTGTACAATTATTCAGAAAGTAACTAAAGATTAAAGTGATGTTTTTTAACTTCTCTTTTTGCAAAGCATAAATCTACAATTAATGCTTGGAGTAGGGTAACCCTCACACACTGTATAATCGTCAAAACTCTAGGTGAATTTTACGGCAATTGCTCTATGGTGCATATATGTTTGTACTGCAAAGTACAAACAATAGGACAGATGTTTCCAGCCACCAATTAGTTTTTTGTGTTCCTAAAGGTCCCTTTCTTGTCTAAGCTTGCCTTGGCTTGGGCATGGAACAATGGTTGTAGAATACAAAATCTTTCATAAAGTTCATGTCAAATTAATTTCTTTACAATTAACAACCCCAGAATTTAACTGAAGTTTACATaactttccagattgtatgattaATAATTCACCAAATTACATACAATCTGAAACATGGAAGTTGAGACAGCTGCACTAAGTTTTATGTACCAACACTTGGGAACTCTTTCGTCATATGAACCTTCTCCCGCTAATGCATGAAGAACAGCAATTAGTGCAATAGGAGCTCTGTCCCTGTAGGTCTTGAGTGTCCAACACGAAGGCTATGAGAAAAGAAGATTTTACCAGTGGTATGTCTGCTCAACCAAACAGCCTTACAAAATCCAACATTTAAATACACCAAAACTAGATGTGTATGACTCAAAGTAGCTCATAATAGATTGaagctaatctttcctattgcatggCCAACTACTAGTTACACGAAATCAAAGTATAATGCAGAAAACTATTCAAAAGTTAAAAACCATGATTTTATGCACCGAAATGATGGTCTGAACTGAAAAGTTCCTTAACATATTTGCAAAAATCAATATAGCTTGCCACACCATAGAAAATAATTTGAGAGGAGAGCTTAAGGGCACGAACACAGAAACCAGGCTCTTTTGGGTGTGTTTCTACCCACCGATAGCATTAGAGAGACAAGTTGCCTGCAATGATTCCTGTAGCTTCCTTGCATTTAGATCATTGTCCCAATTAactaactacttttaaacgtcagATGCTACTAGTAACGTTTCAACACTATTTCAGTTTCCATCAATACATAATTTTTCTTTCAGCCCTTGAGATGCTGCACAATGTTGATCTCTCTGCAGAAAGTTATTTTTTGAGAGACAGGGGTCTAACTGTTCCAAGCTTGATTGACTCTACACATGGTTAATTTTGACCGAAAATTAATTTCAAGCCTAAAAATGATTGACCTTGGCTTGTTATATTATTGATCAAAGATAAATCGAGCCTAATCCCAACACAAGTTGAACTCAAGCCCCTATGTAGAGGCTTCCAAAGTGAAAGTGAAGCTTCTCTTATACTTTGCATGAGCCTCATTTTAGCTTGAATTAAAAATTTTCAGTTAATATCCATCATCAAAGCCTAAACGCATCAGCTATTCatagataaaaatttaatatttgttTCTTAGATATATAAAAGGCACTTATCACTTAACTACCAGAAATAGAAACCAAAAACAATGTTATATCTACCCCAAGGTTATAATTACTAATTTCAAGTATACGAAACATTTCATGCTATAATAATATCTTCTTACCAATGTGGTCCTCAATAATTAAGACTACGAAGCAAACAAAGGGCATGAAAGAACTCTCTGACTGCAAGACATCTCCACTACATTGACATAAATCACAAGCACAGTCCCAGTTATGTTGACATATAGAATCAATAGGGACCGATACTAACTGAACCCAATTAAATTTAAGTTTGGCTTGGAATAAAATTCGAATCTGTTTAATTGTTTATGCTCAGAATATCGTGGATGTTCAATCACCAGCTCTTACGAGAGCTTGCCACTGTCTTAGCATACCAATATATAGCATATGAACGTACCATATCACGCATCAACCTAGACAATTTGCACACATAACCTAATCCGTAATGCCAATTCCAGATGATAGAATAGAAAGAAAGAGAGTGCTTTTGTCGCCTCGTTCCGTGTGGGTAAATGAGAGAACGAGGACTAGATCACCTGATTCTGGCGAATTACGGCTAGAGCGGTCTTCGAAGCAAAGGCAGTTACCCATGACGCCCTCCGGCTCCCTCCTTTCCCCTGGGggtggagagagaaagagagcctCAACGCCCTCCGTCCATCCACCCGCCCCTGATCCGACGGCCTGCCTTCGACGGGCCTCAGAACTCCCAGGcggcggagaggaggaggaggtcgatGAGGCAGTTACAGTGCAGACCGGAGGGGCTCGGGGGCCTCCGAATCGCCGAGGGCTAAAAAGGGGGCGCCTCCGAGGAGCGAGGAAGGGAAAGGAGAGGAGCGGAGCGGAAGCGGGAGATGATGTGTTTGGTTTTTGTTCgtattatttatttttaggagggttttgtattgattgtttaagGAAGAGGGGACGAGGAAGAGTAGGCGCCGGAAACGGTAAAAAACCGGTAATAAATAGAGGGGGGAGCAGATCAAGCACATCGAGCGACGCTGGTTGGAGCACTAATCTTATAGCACAAGAGAGGGTCGGAGGCAGGGACGGACGGACGGCGGTGATGAGATTGACGAGAGAAAAAGTGGTTTGCAGCGCCGGTTGCATCTTCTCCATTATTTATTGGTGTTGTatttattttgtttaatttttctCCTTGTATTTTGGTTGCttctttaatatttattatttcatggtataattaatctagaatatatttcattatataaaaaaaataaatagttaatatatatatatatatatatatatatatatatatcaattgaatgaagtaaattaattatgatcaaattttagagttaaggatatatatatatatatatatatatatatatatatatatatatcaattgaatgaagtaaagaaaaaggaaattaaagGTTTTTATTACCTATCAAATTACAAAATTTTAATGTAAAATAATACTTTTTTGGTTTGCCTAAATTATGCAACTATTAACGATTGTCTTGGTTTCTGGATCAAGCGGGTCTAACTTTTCTGGCCTAATATATGGGCTGCTATTATGTTGGAGAATCGCTTATGCTTGACTTGCAAAATTAGTCTCGATCTTATATTAGGTTCAAGTCAATTTACGAAAACAAGTCAGATTTCTTTGCATGTCTAAATAAGTTTAATCACGTAGGCCTCAACTTGAGCAACTTGCTTTACCACCTCGTCTCCATCATTTCATAGTCACCAAATCTAATTGACCAAATGATTACTGATGATCCAAGTCAGTAAATGTAAGAAAGAAACAGCAACACGCAAATCTTTAGATCATTTTCACAAGGCTAAGTAACAATACACACCTTGTCAATCTTGCTACATGAATTGTTGGTGCATCACAGTGCATTTCAGTTACTCTTTTTCTCAAACTAGTGGACTACGGCACAAATAGTGACTAAATGACCTTTTAATGTGATGTGATACAATACTGCTGTTCCTTTTTTACATCTgagcaaaaaagaaaatatgTATCAACGACAGCATGAAGAAATTACATGAAGGTTAGACAACTGTAACATTGGAGAAATTAGCACTCATGCAAGGCTGGACTTGGAGCAGGCCAAAGAAGGACGATCGATCAACGTCAACCATCTCTTCTGGTTTTTCGTCTATTTGGTCTGAATTGGGTAGACTCAACTTGGCATGATTCTGTTCTACGCTTCATCAGCTTCTTCAAAATGCATGCAATGGCCACCTGGGTGCCGATGGTAGAGCGGCCTCGTGAAAGGCATACAACGCCACCAAGGAGCAAAAGCCCATTTGCTATCCACTTTTTTGAAGATCTCGACGGTGTCTTCTGCGATAAACCCACTCTACTCTGTCCGCCAAAGACAGTTCCTAATTTCTCTGGAGCTTCTTGCATACTTGTTTCAGCACAGGTCTCCAACTTTGGTGGGACCTGATTAAGCACAAAATATCTGCTTCAGTTAAAAGATTAGGTTATCTCATGATTTCATCAACTTCGAACTTCCATTAAAAAATTGTTTACAGATGCACGAAACAGCACGGCTGCAATTCCTCAACAAAACCATTTTTTGTCGAAGGCACAAATTTTCCCAGAACAAATTGTTTTAATATATTAAACCGTGTGATTAGAAATGCTGTTGAGATGAGCTAGAACATTGGCACAAGCACTAGGGAATAAAAACCACCCCAGAGACTGTTAAACATGAGCCTTCAACTCCTACTTTTCCTAGTCACTCAAGCGCAATGTTGGAATGCATTTTGTTGAAAACAAAAGGAACCCCCTGAATTAAAACAATTGCTAATcatatttgtcaaaatgaatcatgattgtaaGCCATTTCATTAGAAGCAACAATATCAAACAATAACCTCAACTTTTATCAAAgatatcaaaggataaatttatcgTCCCACGTGTTATGGAGATTCCTAGTTGCAACATAATTTTGGGATTTCAGAGAAACAGAGGTCTAATAACCTGCCCTTTTTAGAAAGTAAAAAGCCATGTTGGACAAAATGGAGATCAGTGAAAAGCTTTTGTTATTCACAGCCAATAACACGTGATTGACAATGGAACTTGCATAGTAAAGATCAAAACTGTATCTACATTGCTGCAAAACAGTGGAGATAGCAAAAACTAGCTGCACAATATGCCTTTCAAGCTTAGGTTTAGGTTCTCGCCCTTAACATGTTAAGACTAAATGAAAAAAATCTTAAACTGTGAATATCtaatttcccttttttttcccttGATACCAAAAAACTACTAAACAGCTTGAAGCTGAAATAATAATGCTGACCTTTTTAATAAGTCTAAGAAGCGTAGGGACCATGGTCAAGTGACTGGGGAAGGATGAATATTCACGCAGTGCACTGTTCATCTTTGACACATAGCTCCATATTCCCTTAGCAAATGCCAGTTTTGCCATCTCAACATTGAGGCCAGCATCTTCTTGATGCACCATAGTTATCTCACACGCATCGATACCAGGAACTGCAATAGAAATGTTCAACCATTCACCAATAGCGCAGAGataaaaaacataaaaaagatAAACAGTTGACAAAGAGCAATGTTGATGCAGCACCAGTGTCCTTCAGACATCTCTATAATTGTTACAATCAGACTTATTCATACTGTTTTATCTCAGCCAACTATGAAAAAAAAACACTTAAGCAAATCAACTGAAAACCTGAATGAGGACAATTCAAAGCCAAACTAGGTTTAAAAACAATGGATTGCTGTTTTCAGGCTCTTTTGATTGGTCTATTGGAGTGCCAACACTGATTTAATATCAATTAGGCAGCGTGTGTTCTGATACAACTGGCATCAAACTAATTTTTCAAGATTGTTCGATACAAAGTTTGACTGTGACAGTATAAGAGAAATTCTTCAGGGAACAATGGTTTGAGATTGGAGATTATCCTTTACTAAATTATAATTATACCTCGGTTTAGTGTCACATTGGAAGTAGACAAAGAACTCTAATGGGTTTATTTTTATTAACTTGGGCTTAAACATTTTGATCCCGTGGTTCACACTCAACAAGTTAATAGGTCGGTTATCCTGTTAAGTCATATCACGATAATTGGTATTATAGTCGACCTAGTATTGAACCATAGTGAAAAGCTCATGTAGTAAATGATTACTCGTGGATAGGGCTAGAGAATACATCATCACATGGAACCACCATTGGGGTAGGCCTCATGTGTACCATGGGTCGGTTGATCTATGACATATTGGATAACATAAACCTAGTCAAATCATGCTTGTCTAGAAACAATAATGCAAGAAACCACTTAAGCAACTACATTATCAAGCACATTACTCGATGGCATTAATATCACAAACTTAATAAGAGAAATTGCTTGCCTTGTTTTATACGCCAACCCGATTTGAAAAAACCAACACGAACATATTTCTTTTGTCGTGGAGCCAGAGGATGCTCACAATCCTAACAAAGACCATAAAAAAATAAGTATTGGATAAAATAGATgtttgagagagaaaaaaaaaagaagagacaaAACTCAACGGGTTTCAACATGCAAGACATATGAGAAACAAGCCTTCAAGACACATCACTGAAAAAAAAACAATGCCAAAACTCTTATTTTCTTTGTAAAAATCGGCAAAAAATTCAACAAGTTTTCTAAGTCATCATAATACATAACTGAAATGATTCTTAGGGATATGTGAGATGAACCatgaaaatttatttatatttatgcctTGCACCAAATCTATTTTACTATTGTCCAGATGCTAATGATCATTTGCAAAAGATAGGCCTATCATCAAGTACACATAATAATTTATTGGGCAACCGGTGGTGCATTCTAGTATTAGCATAGGGTTTGGTAGATTCAGTAAATTCAACTTATCTTtaggttaaaaaaataaaatgtatggTTCAAGAAATACTACTTCTGAATTTCAAGGATTTTTCAGATGATTTTTATCATTGCTTTTTCAGTATTTTATATTTGAGAATCTGAATTTTAGTAGAATATGCATGATACTATCTTGTAAGTCAGATTTAGCTGAAGGAATTTTTAAGACATATCTCAAGTATTGAAGATATACAAGGATTTTGTGTGGCACTAAACAATTTCCAACTTAAATCCTATAATTCATGATACATTGAAGTCTAAAATGAAGGATGGCAGTGTCTACTTGACTCTCAACAAACAGAGAGCACCTTGGTAATATAAGATGGTGACTGTTGTAAATGAAAGTAAAGTGTTTGACACAGCAATCCTCCTCCCAaacttttgtttttcttctatTGTTCCTCTCCTTCCATTTCTTTTCTAGTTTCATTTTCTGTAGTAGCATAAGCTTCTATAGTTGATCCACCCCATACGAAAAGATATCACATTGATGGGTTTTAAATTCCCTTATCAGATAGAGTGATGGCGCCTTACAATGTGGTGCATCTTTAGTTATTATCAGAATTGTGATATCTAGGTTTATTTCATTAAACTAAAACCTGTCCTCAGTTTTGATGCATAATCATAAAATTCGTTGATGCCATAAAACCTTATAACTGAATCTAGCTGTATCTCTTACCCCAAATTGTCATatcaaaacatcaagcatgaactGCACCATagaagaaagatacatcatgctgCATAAACTCCATAGAAATATCAAGGATAGAAAGACACGGTAACCAACTACCATGAAGGATTAAATAATAGAGGACGTAAATCATCAATTGAGTGATGCAGTGTAGGCTTGGTGGCTGAGAAATACTCATTTTACTTACCTTAATAATGCAATAGAAAGTTTTGTTTTTTCCTTCCCACACACGCCATGCTAGTATATATtcccttggtgtcatgagaggaaactTTTTTATGGATTGTCCAATTTCTGTCCCACTATTTTCATCAACCTGCAGTTGCTCATGCTGGATCAAAATCTTGTCCCACTTTTTTCTGTATTCATTGTCCATGTAGAAATCTCTTAATAGCTCCGTGGAACATTGCTTGAATGTTGTAACACTAAGGTATTTTGGTGGACCATCCTGTGAAAACCATGGCAGTAGAAGTCAGATGGAAGCGCTACTTTGATGTCATTTTCTCCTAATAATTTAATGTGTGGAAAACTAGCTTGCTCTACAGATCCTACATTGATGGAAATCTTGTGTACTAGGTCACAGTAAGTTAATGAACATTCAGACTTTTAAACTAAAGAATATTAATGGCATTGAGACTATGTTAAAGTGAAAGGAGAGGTTCTCACAAACCACTCTTCTTCTTAACTCCTTAAACTACATCACAGACTAGGAACTTCAGTATTTAGagtaaaagaataaaaacaatCAAGTTGAATAGCTGATTCAGTTGAAGTAAACAATGCAACAAAACAATCAAGCATGAAAAAGCTTATCACCTCCCGAAACTAAATGGTCTAATTTTGGCTACAAAATAAGAACAAATTATACGGACCTACGTTGGGAAAAGAAGAAATGAACCTGACTATCTGATTGATACTATTAAGCAAGAGATATGGCTAGTTTCCCcttcaaaaggagaaaaggggtccTCACTTTATTCAGCATCAAGATAAGAATTAGTTAGAGTTTCAACACACCACTATTAATTTTATCTATCACTTTTAATCGACaacaaaatataataaaacaATCGAATGCTGTTATGGAGTCATAAGAAATTGACAAAGCTGTTCTTTACTTCAAACTAGTCAAGCATTCATAAGAATTGAGTTTTCATCCTAGTACAGTAGAAGTTATAAAGAAGTATCATACTATAAATTATTTAAGTTCGTTTTAATGTCGAAAGCATGTGCATAATAGTGGCTGGTTAATAGAACTGAATTCGATCAAACACTCTCTGATTGAACAATAAGCCTTCCAAAAACTAAAAAAGATACCCACATAACGATCTTCAACACAAATAAGTCAAAGGAGCATACTTTTGGGCGGAAGCACTTTGCTTTATAGGACACAAGATCAGTGCTTTTTTCAATCACATCTTCCCATCTCTCATTCTCTTGGAGCTTTCCCTCCAAACTAATCATCAAATCTCTCAGATCAGCATCGGATATAAGCTCAGATAATCTGCACCAAGAGCGACACGAATGTTATACAACGAAAAACTAACTCTTCTTCCAGTTACCAATCGCAATAAAACCAACAAAGACGGATGGAAAGCACGGCAACAAAAGATCAAGGGCAAACCCAGCCGAGGAACCTTCTTCAGAATCGGTCGTTGTGGCGGACGCCGGCGACGATTCCGGAGCTCTGGAGGCCGCCCGGAGGCGACGACGGGAGAAGAAGAGCCGCAGGAGCTGCCACGCGAAGAGGAGGAGCACAACGACCGTCGTCGCCCAACCACCGCCGGCGCCTTCCCGCCAGAATTCGCCGAAATCTGGCGGTACCCTTGCCAAATCGGATAGCAGGGTTCCGGATTTGGCCATCTAATCGGCGGAGAGATGGGAGGGAGGCTGAAGCGGGAGCGAGCGCGAGACGAATTGGGAGTCTCAGCTTCAACTTGGACAAGAAGAAACCAGAAAGGAGCCTTCTTTTTTCCATACGATTAAAAGAACTTGCTAGTAATAAGTGGTTTGGCCGTTCTCACGGCAAAGATTGGACCTTAAACGTACCACGTGGCAGTGGTGTGAGATATCCGTGTTTGTGAATATTAAAGCCTCTCAGATCCAAAGATACTTTTATTAGATACTAATTAATTTTTAATGAGTAAtctcaatttaaaaatattaaaattatctcttaaaattattttttttatcttttatcatcATGTTTTTggtcagttataatatttttgatctgTTATAGGGTTTTGGTCATCACTATAAAATCATTATAAAGCTTATAGTAAATGAGTC contains:
- the LOC135650525 gene encoding probable serine/threonine-protein kinase PBL17, with protein sequence MGNCLCFEDRSSRNSPESVPIGNASLASSPTQEHQVAKVTSNVVTLPVTIKDVEDFRQMPGYGNVQIFTYDELRLATNNFRADLILGEGGFGLVYKGVIDANIRPGFKYTQVAVKKLNPEGLQGDKEWLAEVNYLGLFSHPNLVKLIGYCCEDEHRLLVYEYMANGSLENHLFIKGCSTLPWLTRMKIALDVANGLAFLHGAERPLIYRDFKTSNILLDVGCNGKLSDFGLAKEGPMGEQTHVSTRVMGTYGYAAPEYILTGHLTARSDVYGFGVVLLELLLGRRAFDQSRPGREHNLVEWARPLLVRPKKLLRIIDPRMDGQYSEEKAERVARLASDCLSENPKARPSMSEAVNVLRDVLRADDVSLPLPTPEDAAGMTMTTTTTTTTTPTTTRFER
- the LOC135651890 gene encoding uncharacterized protein LOC135651890 translates to MAKSGTLLSDLARVPPDFGEFWREGAGGGWATTVVVLLLFAWQLLRLFFSRRRLRAASRAPESSPASATTTDSEEGSSAGLSELISDADLRDLMISLEGKLQENERWEDVIEKSTDLVSYKAKCFRPKDGPPKYLSVTTFKQCSTELLRDFYMDNEYRKKWDKILIQHEQLQVDENSGTEIGQSIKKFPLMTPREYILAWRVWEGKNKTFYCIIKDCEHPLAPRQKKYVRVGFFKSGWRIKQVPGIDACEITMVHQEDAGLNVEMAKLAFAKGIWSYVSKMNSALREYSSFPSHLTMVPTLLRLIKKVPPKLETCAETSMQEAPEKLGTVFGGQSRVGLSQKTPSRSSKKWIANGLLLLGGVVCLSRGRSTIGTQVAIACILKKLMKRRTESCQVESTQFRPNRRKTRRDG